The genomic segment ataataataataaaaaaaaagcataaatattacaaaaaaatcgtagtcatatattttactttcgTACGCCCCAAAAAGTTCGTAACCCCTAgacaccagtggcgtatttacggggggtgATATGGGTGATATATTACCCCCCAGAGCCTTTTTTaggatttatttaatacataataatatatacattgtaataggtatactgtTTTACCTTGTTATTCATGacattcttaaatacatttttttaagatttgaatGTATCTTTGGTAGTTCAAAACTTACTACTGAAGATATTGACCAATTCAATCAACTTATTGAGTTTTATTCTCCTGTTATTGATACATTAGTGGCATTgacagaattaaaaatgtttaggaacAAACTTGCAAGCCAAAATATAACactgaaatcagaatttgatgCTTTGTTAAAATGCAATGAAGATTTATATcctaatattcattttttatttataattttatgcacCTTGTCACTTTCTACAGCTTGTCCGGAACGGtcattttcaagtttaaaaagGATTAAATCATATCTATGCAACACAATATCTGAAgtaatactgaaataatatattaacctatgcattttgtaatgttttattttttcaatttagaaGAGGCTAAATGGTTTAGCAATGTTAAGCATTCATCGCGATATTGACGTTAATGTAGACGA from the Acyrthosiphon pisum isolate AL4f unplaced genomic scaffold, pea_aphid_22Mar2018_4r6ur Scaffold_5154;HRSCAF=5709, whole genome shotgun sequence genome contains:
- the LOC115035052 gene encoding 52 kDa repressor of the inhibitor of the protein kinase-like; translated protein: FECIFGSSKLTTEDIDQFNQLIEFYSPVIDTLVALTELKMFRNKLASQNITLKSEFDALLKCNEDLYPNIHFLFIILCTLSLSTACPERSFSSLKRIKSYLCNTISEKRLNGLAMLSIHRDIDVNVDEVLNEMSQKPRRINIIL